The genomic window AACAGCCCTGGTGGCAGTGTGACTGCCTCTGATCTTATCCGCAGTGAATTAACTTCTGCACGCCAAGCGGGTAAACCGATAGTGGTTTCTATGGGTGGAATGGCAGCTTCCGGTGGTTATTGGGTTTCGACGCCAGCGGATTATATTATTGCCAGCCCGAATACCATTACAGGATCAATCGGGATCTTTGGTGTCATTAATACTTTTGAGAAATCATTAGATTCTTTAGGTGTTTATACAGATGGAGTTTCAACAACACCACTAGCTGATATGTCAATCACCAAAGGTATTAGTCCAGAATTTGCAGATATGATGCAAATCACTATCGAAAATGGCTATAAAACCTTTATTGATTTAGTGGCAAAATCTCGTCATAAAACACCTGATGAAATTGATAAAATTGCACAAGGCCGCGTATGGATTGGTAGTGATGCGAAAAAAATTGGCTTAGTTGACCAGCTCGGTGATTTTGATGATGCTATCAATAAAGTGGTGGAGCTCGCCGATCTCAAACAAGTTCAATTAGATTGGATGCAACCTGAATTATCATTGATGGATCAAGTCATATTAGAACTGAGTAGTAATGCACAAGCTATGATGCCAGATGCATTACAAGTATTTTTACCTCAATCGGTTGCAACTGATATACGTCAACAAGCTCAATTTTTCTTGAACATGAATGACCCACAAAACCGCTACGCATTTTGCATAAATTGCGCCGAGATTAATTAATCAGATTATCCCTCCTTTAAACCTTTAAAGGGGGGATCTAATCTAAACAAAGGTCAGCATATTTTTCCTATTAATGATTAGCTAAAATAGGTTCGAAAACCTTAAATCCTAAACCGCATTCGGGTAGATAAATGCAAAAGAAATCGATTTATGTTGTATATACTGGCGGAACCATTGGAATGCGCCACTCGGCACAAGGCTACATTCCTGTTTCGGGTCATCTTCAAGCACAATTGGCCAAAATGCCAGAATTTCATCGCCCTGAAATGCCGGAATTCACCATAAGAGAACACCATCCATTAATTGATTCTTCTGATATTACACCTGAAGATTGGCAAAATATTGCTGATGATATTAGTGAACATTATCACGAATATGATGGCTTCGTTATTCTGCATGGCACTGATACAATGGCTTATACCGCATCTGCCTTATCATTCATGTTAGAAAATTTACGAAAGCCCGTTATTGTGACAGGGTCACAAATACCGTTGGAAGCTCTGCGTTCTGATGGTCAAACTAACTTATTAAACGCGCTCTACCTTGCGGCTAATTACCCAATCAATGAAGTTGGTTTATTTTTTAACAATAAATTATATCGCGGCAACCGGACAATTAAAGCCCATGCTGATGGCTTTGATGCCTTTACTTCACCTAATTGCCCTCCATTAATGGAAGCAGGCATACATATTCGTACCTTTAATACCTGCGCTGCACCTATTGGAATTGGTGAATTAATCACCCATCGTATCACTCCACAACCTATTGGCGTGGTAATGATTTATCCAGGTCTTTCTATTGATATTGTGCGCAACATTCTTCAACAGCCAGTAAAAGCGCTTATTTTACGCTCATACGGCGTTGGTAATGCACCTCAACAACCGAAACTATTGAAAATTCTCCATGAAGCAACAAAACGCGGCATCATTGTGGTCAATTTAACGCAATGTATTTCAGGTCGCGTCAATATGGAGGGCTATGCAACTGGGCATGCATTAGCTGAAGCGGGCGTAATCAGTGGTTTTGATATGACATTTGAGGCTGCATTGAGTAAATTACATTACCTACTTAGCCAAGATTATACTCCGACTCATGTACGGGAGTTAATGCAAAATAACCTTAGAGGTGAACTCAGTTATGCCGATGAATAACGTCAATATAGGCTCAGTTAACTCTGCTCTTCTATTAGTCGATTTACAGAATGATTTTTGTATTGGTGGTGCTCTTGCTGTAAATGAAAGTGATGCTGTCATTGAAACGGCCAATAAAGCGATTGCGTTATGCCAACAGCAAAACATTCCTGTCATTGCTAGCCAAGATTGGCACCCTGCTAACCACCTCAGCTTTGCGGTTAATTCTGGAACAAACATTGGTGAAATGGGCAAATTAAATGGCATTCCTCAAGTTTGGTGGCCAGTGCATTGCGTACAAGGTGAAATAGGCGCTGAATTTCATCCGAAATTAAATAAAGAGGCTATTTGTGAGGTTTTCACCAAAGGGGAAAATCCGCAAGTAGACAGCTACAGTGCTTTTTTTGACAATGATAAAGTAAGTCAAACTCGCCTACATGAGTGGCTACAACAACAGCAAATAACCCAATTGTTTATTATGGGGATCGCAACGGATTATTGTGTAAAATATACTGTTCTTGATGCCTTAAAACTAGGATATAACGTTGATGTTTTAATTGATGGCTGCCGTGGGGTTAATTTATCGCCTATGGATTCTGATCTTGCCTTGGCAGAAATGTCACAACATGGCGCAACCCTTCTCACCATAGAATCATTAACCTTGCCTTAAGATATTTGTGTTTATTTGGCTTAATAAAATCATCATTATTCCCACATCAAAATACTGCTTATTATCGGGTAATTTGATGTAGGGAAATTCAATATCATTTATTTATTATTCCGAATGTAAATTATGCCAAATACGCCTTTAAATCACAAAATAAAGATTCCCTTAAGGTAAATAGTTAGCAATAATATTAATACTCATTATCATTATTAATAAAGCTAACTATTGTGAAAAACATCCCCCTTTTTCGTATACGCCAGATAACAATTTGTATTGCCTCTGCTTTAGTGATTCAAGCTCCAGCAATGGCAGAAGAACAGAGTTCTACTAAATCAGATAAATTAGTCGTCAGTGCTCAGGCACTTAAAGTCAATACAGCTTTGCAAGAAACACCTAAGTCTATCTCAATTATCAGCGAGAAAGATTTAGAGCTTCATGCTCCGCAGAAAATTGATGAAGCACTACGTTATACTTCCGGTGTCGTAGCACAGCCTTATGGTGCAGATAATGATACCGATTGGTTTAAAGTTCGTGGTTTTGATGCCGCAACTTATCTTGATAATAGCCGATTGTACCGAGATGGTTACTATACTTGGTTATTAGAACCATACGGATTGGAAAGCATTGAAGTTGTTAAAGGGGCTTCTGCTGTCTTGTTTGGTGAATCAACCCCTGGTGGCGCAATCAACCTTGTGACAAAGAAACCCTCTTTAAACGCAAAAAATGAACTGTTTCTTGAAGCGGGCAATAATGATTATAAAGCATTAGGATTTGACCTTTCCACATCCTCAACAAGCAATGATATAGCGCGTTACCGTCTAGTTGGTTTAATGAAAAAATCTGATGGTGAGCTAAAACACACTGATAATAAACGTATTTATCTTGCACCTAGTGCTGCTTTTGACCTTAGCGAAAGCACCATGCTCACACTAATGGCAACTTATTTGCATGATGATGGCACACCAACAAACCCTTTCTTTCCCGCATCAGGGACATTAACGCATTCAAAATATGGCAAAATCAAGCCATCAACAAATTTTGGTGAGCCAGATTATGATAAATATAAACGAACCCAATTTTCTGTTGGGTATTTACTGGAACATCAGATTGATTCCCAATGGCGCTTTGCACAACGACTCAATTATGGTTATAACGATTTAACTCTGCGCAGCATTTATGTTTACCCTAACTCAGATCCTGATAAACAAATATTAGACCGCGGAATTATCTTCCGTGATGGGAAAAACCAGAGTTTCAGCTTCGACAATAATTTTGTTGGAGAATGGGATAGCGGTCTATTTGAAAACACTTTATTAGCTGGTGTTGAATTCCAATATCATCAAACCAAAGGTGATGAGCAAAATGGTGGTTTCGGAACAATCAATCCATGGAAACCAGAGTATGGCAAATATACGCCATTGAACCCAGCGAATAATGTCAAACGAACTATCGATAAAACACAAACTAGCCTCTATTCCCAATATCAAACTAAATTTGATAGCAAATGGATCGGTGTGGCTGGTGCTCGTTACGACTGGGTTAAAACAGAAAATAAATTGCACCAAGCCAACGAACATGAATCCCGTCATGATGGTGAAATGAGTTTAAATGCTGGTTTAATGTACATTGCTGACAATGGCCTTTCACCTTATCTAAACTATTCACAATCATTTGAAGTGCAATCAACTGTTGATCCCACAACGCAACACCTATATAAGCCGCTAAAAGGTGAACAAATTGAAGTAGGAATAAAATATACCCCCTACTTTATTGATGGTTACTTGAATGTGGCATGGTTTGATATCGAGCAGAAAAATGCTTTAGTGACTAACCCATCTACATCTGTGGCAACGCAAACAGGGAAAGTGACTTCACAAGGTGTTGAAAGTGAGCTATTTGCTCAATTAACTGATCAATGGGATATCAAAGCAACCTATACCTACACAAATGCGCAAACGGATAACACGAATGGTCAAGGCCGAAAACAATCAGGACTTATTCCTAAACATGCCGCCACTGCATGGACAAGTTATGAAATCCCAACGATTAATGATCAATCTTTAAAACTAGGAACGGGTGTTCGCTATTTAGGTGAGTCAAAAGACATGCCAGCAAGCAGCGATCTAACTGTACCTAGCGCAACTTTATGGGATATGGCTGCGGTTTATCAGTTATCAAATAATTGGCAACTGCAATTTAATATGAACAATATTCTTAACAAAGAATATATTGCATCTTGTGATTATTGGTGTTATTTCGGGCAGTCACGCTCATTTGTCTTCCAGACAAAATATTCTTGGTAACTCTATCGTTAACTATAAATGGGAATGCTCAATAGCGCATTCCCATTGAGCCTATTGCTATGTTTCAATTATCTAATATAAAAATCGTTCGCGATAATCGCACTATTTTGGCGATCGACTCATTAAATATCCCAACAACAGAATTAACCGTTGTTTTAGGTCACAATGGCTCAGGGAAATCAACATTAGTTAATCTCCTTTCCGGACAAATGGCTCCTGATTCAGGAAGTGTTTATTTACACGATACCGATCTTTGCCACTATAAAACAAAAACACTTGCACAAAAAATCGCCTACCTCCCCCAAAAACTGCCAGCCTCCGCCGGATTAACAGTAAAAGAACTCGTGCGGCTAGGTCGTTTTCCTTGGCGTGGTACTTTTGGACGTTGGCAAGCTGAAGATGATTTCATTATCCAACAAGCTATGGAAAAAGCGGGAGTAAGCCATTTTGCTGATGCTCTCGCTGATAATTTATCTGGCGGTGAACGTCAACGAGCTTGGGTCGCCATGTTATTGGCTCAGCAAGCACCTGTATTAATTTTAGATGAACCAACCTCAGCACTTGATATTCAACACCAATATCAATTGATGAATTTGCTGAGTGAACTCAATCAAACCCAGCAGATTGGCATCATTGTCATCTTGCATGACCTGAATTTATCACTGCGTTATGCAACCCATATTGTTGCGCTCAAAAAAGGTAAGATTGAGTTTGAAGGCACAGCATCATTACTTCAGGATGAACTTCGGCTAACCTCACTTTATGAAACGAAAATCAAGCTCATTCCACATCCTGATTATCCTGAATCAGAAGCTCATAGGGTTGCTGTTGTATGCGCTTAATTTCTTTTCGCCAGCTTAAATATTATTTCATCAGCGCGCTTTTGATGATCACATCAAACGTTGCTGGTGCTATCACTATCACAGACAGTTTTGGTGAGCAGCATTTTTCTAAGCCACCAGAACGGGTTGTTGTTCTTGATTGGGATTTATTAGAACAACTTTTAACACTGAATATCACACCTGTTGGTGCTACTGAACTTAGTAGTTATCAGCAATGGGTTGTCGAACCACCTATTCCAGCTATTGTTGAAGATGTTGGCACTCGCGCCGAGCCAAACCTTGAGAAAATCGCTGCATTACACCCCGATGTCATCATTGCAAGCCGTTCTCAAGAAGATTTATTACCTTTGCTCAAAACAATTGCACCTGTTGTCTATTTACCCAATTTTGGTGTCCAAGATAATGCCGGAAATGTGGCTATTGATCATTTTAGAACATTGGCCCAATTGTTTGATCGTAATGAACTTGCAGATGCATTTCTAGATAACATGTTTCAGCAGTTTGCAAAATTGCGTGCAACAATAGAAAATCAATTTCCACTGCCACCCGCAGTTGCCGCCATTCGTTTTTCTAGCCTAAATACGGTTTTCCTCTATACCGAAAACTCAACATTAAATTATGTTCTTGAGCAATTGGCATTAAAACCAGCCATCTCTATTCCTGCGCGTCCGTGGGGGATCGAACAACAACGAATTAATTCATTACAATTTATTGATAATGGATATGTTCTCTATATCAAACCTTTTGCGAACGAAAATGAGCTGGCTGATTCAATTTTGTGGCAATCCATGCCATTTGTAAAACAAGGTCATGTGAATAGTGTGCGCCCTGTATGGAATTATGGTGGGGTTTACTCATTACAATTAATGGCTGAAGCCCTTACTGAAAGTTTATTACAGGTGACTAAACATGATCACCACTAAACATTACCTCACTTTCTTTATGCTCTTACTGTTATTCGTTGTGATCAACCTACAATTAGAGCCAGGGCTTTCTCTCTTTCAACAATATCAATTAATTATCCGACCAAATTCTGTACATAACTTTGCCGATTTTTTCTTTCTTTATGGCCAATTGCCAAGACTTGTAATGGCATTAGTCGTGGGTGCAACTTTCGGTTTAATTGGTAGTGTCATGCAGCAATTAACCCAAAATAATCTCACCTCACCACTGACTTTAGGATCATCATCCGGTGCTTGGCTGGCATTAGTGATAGTTAATATCTGGTTCGCACATGATGCAGGGTTTTACAGTTCATTTGCCGCAATGATTGGCGCTTTATTCGCATTTGGATTTGTTATTCTGATTGCGGGTGTTCACAATATGACAGGGCTTCCTCTTGTTGTATCAGGCATGGTGGTTAACATTCTTCTTGGTGCTATTGCAACCGCACTAATTACCCTCAACTCTCAGTTTACTCAAAATATTTTTATGTGGGGTGCAGGTAATTTAGCACAAGATGGCTGGCAAAAAATTTATTGGTTACTGCCCGCACTTTTCCCAATTATTATCATTATTGGTTTTGCGCCACGTATCCTCACATTATTGCGTCTTGGTCATGAAGGCGCTCAAGCTCGCGGATTATCTGTTTTACCCGCTTTTCTATTTTTTATCGTGCTAGCAACTTGGCTAGTTGCTGCCACCATCACAACTGTTGGTGTGATTAGTTTTATTGGCCTACTCGCACCCAATATTGTTCGCCAATTAGGTCAATTAAGTGCTCGTAAAGAATTAATGATGAGCGCGGGAGTTGGCGCAATATTACTTCTTTGCGCAGATAGTGGCGCTATTGCGCTGAGCAATTACTTGAATATTGTTGTACCAACGGGTGTGATGACCGCCGCTATTGGAGCACCATTACTGATTTGGTTTAGTCGACGTGCATTAACTGCACAAGATCAACTTTCCATTGGCATGCTATCAACAACATTAAGATTGTCTAAGCTAACAGTCTTAGCACTCTTATTGCTTCTATTTGCTGGTATTATCGCCACATTATTTTTGCATACGGATGGTACCCATTTTTATTGGAGCCAACCTTCAATATTCCAATGGGCACTAAAATGGCCAAGGCTCCTAGCCGCGCTATTTGCCGGTTTGGCATTAAGTATTGCTGGCGTTTTATTACAGCGGATTATCTATAATCCATTAGCTAGCCCTGATATTCTCGGTGTTTCCTCTGGTGCAAGCGCAGCTTTAGTTCTGACGAGTTTATTACTTGGCACAGCTATTCAAACGTCATTAAGCGGTGTCGCGTTATTAGGGAGTTTAGCTGTACTTACATTATTGCTCATTTTGGGTAGACGCCAACATTATGCACCTGCAAGTGTTATCTTAACGGGAATTTGCCTTACAGCCACATTAGAGGCTTTCGTCCAATTTTTCCTTGCTCAGGGAACATTAAGTAGCTATCGCATTTTACTATGGCTTTCTGGTTCAACTTATAGAATGAACGGTTCTCAAGCACTGATTTTTGCATTTGCTGTCTTAATCTTATGCACATTAACAATTTGTTTGAGTCGTTGGCTGACACTATTATCAGTAAGTCGCACTTTTGCTCAAGGTCGCGGATTACATGCACAGAAAGCCAACATTCTGTTGTTAGTGCTTGTTGCACTGCTCTGTGCATTAGTGACATCAACCGTTGGACCAATTGCCTTTATTGGTTTAATCGCACCTCATATGGCGTTCTTGTTGGGTGCTAAAAAAGCGAAACAGCAATTGATTATTGGTGGACTTATTGGCGCCATCTTAATGCTATGGGCTGATTGGTTGGGTCAAACTGTTATTTACCCAGCGCAGATTGCTGCTGGTATATTTGTCGCCATCTTAGGGGGTGGATATTTTCTATTGCTGATGGCACTCAATAGAATGAAATGATAATAGTTGGCTTACTAAAAGGTAGGCCAACTATTTAACTCAAAATTAATCTTTATTTTGTGGCTTTAAAGTCGCCAACGTCTCACCCATAAACATGGATTTTAATTCTTGCTTACTTTTCATTGTAATTTGCCCATTGGTTCCAATGGTCATATGCTCAGGATTGTGGTTATAGCGCGATTGCCATAACATCACCATCTGTAAGCTGTGCTCTTTCTGCTCAGGAGTTAAGGCTACCCCATCTGGCCATTTACCTAATTCAACCGCAGTCACTAAGCGTTGATAAATTTCCGGTGTCATTACAGACAGTAGCTGTTCTATATGTTCAGGTTCTATTTCTATACTCACTTCACTACTCCTTTAAAAGACCGCTAAAAATACCAACTTATTCGTACCGCGACAATTATTCTTGTTTAGCATAAGCTGAATCGATATTGCTATTACTTGATTTTAAGCTTCAACAAACTTCAGCACCACTAACCACGGGTTTTGTCGCCTGTTTCATCATCAATAAAACTTAATGATGCTGAATTAATGCAGTAACGTTGGCCCGTTGGTTGAGGACCATCCGGAAAAACATGCCCTAAATGCGCATTACAATTCTGACAACGGACTTCAATTCGATGCATACCATGAGAGAAATCTTCAATATATTTAATCGCATGATCACTCACTGGTTGATAGAAACTTGGCCAACCACATCCCGCATCAAATTTAGTATCAGATAAGAAAAGCGGTGCTCCACAACAAAGGCATTCGTAGATGCCCTCTTTACGATTATGTAATAGCTTTCCAGTAAACGGTTGCTCAGTTCCAGCGTGTTGGGTTACATATTGCTGAATTTCATTTAAGTTTGAAATATCAATCGGTTGTTTATCTTTTTCTGTCATTATAAAACCTAAATATTAAGAAATGATGTGGATGCTATTCAATAACACCTTATTTGAAGCAACAAAAAATTAACAACACTTTTTATAAAGTTATTCTAAACTAATTAACATCGTGCTTTGTGTTTTGATTTGTGACCCGTTTCACATATATCACTGATAGCAGGTTTCATTATCGCTCACAACCCCGATAATACATCTGGATGTATTTGCCCTTAAAGTGGTCGACAAGTAGGCAATTAATGCTTTCAGAATTGATTTTTTTCAATAATTGACACGATTCCGCTTGACGACTGGCAAGGTTTTGGTACTTTAACTACAACTTAATTCACGAATAAATAGCTGGTGGAAATACTATGACTATCAAAGTAGGTATTAATGGTTTTGGTCGTATTGGCCGTATCGTTTTCCGTGCTGCACAAGAGCGTTCTGATATTGAAATCGTTGCGATCAACGATCTGCTAGATGCAGAATATATGGCATACATGCTGAAGTACGATTCTACCCATGGTCGTTTCAACGGTACTGTTGAAGTTAAAGATGGTCACCTAGTTGTAAATGGTAAAACCATTCGTGTCACCTCAGAAAGAGATCCTGCGAACCTGAAATGGGATGAAGTTGGTGTTGACGTTGTTGCTGAAGCAACAGGTCTATTCTTAACTGATGAAACTGCACGTAAACACATCCAAGCGGGTGCGAAAAAAGTTGTTCTGACTGGCCCATCAAAAGATAACACCCCTATGTTCGTTATGGGTGTTAACCAAAAATCTTATGCTGGACAAGATATCGTTTCTAACGCATCTTGCACAACTAACTGTTTGGCACCTCTTGCAAAAGTTATCAACGACAAATTCGGTATCGTTGAAGGTCTAATGACAACTGTTCACGCAACAACAGCAACTCAAAAAACTGTTGATGGTCCTTCTCACAAAGACTGGCGTGGTGGTCGTGGTGCTTCTCAAAACATCATCCCATCTTCAACTGGTGCTGCTAAAGCTGTAGGTAAAGTTATTCCTGAGCTGAATGGCAAACTGACTGGTATGTCTTTCCGTGTTCCTACTCCTAACGTTTCAGTTGTTGACCTGACTGTACGTTTGGAAAAACCTGCTACTTATGCACAAATTTGTGATGCAATCAAAGACGCAGCTGCTGGCGAACTGAAAGGCGTTCTTGGCTATACTGAAGATGACGTTGTATCTACAGACTTCAATGGCGAAAAATTGACTTCAGTATTTGATGCTAAAGCAGGTATCGCACTGAATGATAACTTTGTGAAATTGGTTTCTTGGTATGACAACGAAACTGGTTATTCAAACAAAGTTCTAGATCTAATCGCACACATCTCTAAATAAGAGATAATTCGCGTAAGATTGATATGAGCCGCCTACCTTGGCGGCTCTTTTGTTTAATCATATAATTGATTCTAGTCCATTGATTGTCATCTGCGGTATTCCCTTATAAATCTGCATTATTGTGATATAAATCAACTCACTTTATTACCTGCTTTATCAGTTCACAATGACTGTATTCCTTAATTCTGCTAATCTACCTGTAACTTCTGTTTCATCATCACAGGCCAATTACTATGCATGATAAACTCTTTGCACTCCCTGTCATTAAGCAACTTTCAGACTATATCAGCCAGCGCCAATTAGGCGATCTCCCTATTATTGTTATCTCCCATCCAAAGGTTCGCGGAGCGATCAGTATTCAAGGTGCTCAATTAATAGACTGGCAACCTTCAGGGCAAAAGCCCTGCATTTGGTTGAGTAGTGAAAGCCAGTTCAAACCAGGTATTGCGATTCGCGGTGGTATACCAATCTGTTGGCCGTGGTTTGGGCCTGCTGGTAGTCCTAGCCATGGCTTTGCTCGAATTTTGCCATGGCAATTTACTGCTCATAATGAACATGATGATGGTGTAATACTCACTTTTACACTGACTGATACGGAATATACGCGTAAGCTTTGGCCGCATGAATTTACCTTAATACTCCGCCTAAAATTAGGGCTAACCTGTGAAATCGAATTAGAAAGTTACGGAGATTTTGAAACAACAGCAGCAATGCACTCTTATTTCAATATTAGTGATATCCAAAAAACAGCAATTTATGGGCTTGGAGAACATTATTTTGATAAGGTCAGTGACAAAGAAGTCTACGGTGCTAGCTCACCACTAAAAATTAATCGCCAAACAGATAGGATCTATTCTGAACCTGAAGAATATAGCTTGATCCGTGATGATGGTTGGTCGAGAACCATTGAACTTCATCACTACCATAATTCAGATGTGGTTTGTTGGAATCCGTGGGCTGAATTATCTTGCAGTATGCAAGACATGCCAAATAGCGGCTATAAACAAATGGTGTGTGTTGAAACAGCGCGCATTAATAAACCATTAAAAAGTGAAAATCAGCACCCTGCTCGCTTATCATTGGTTATCATGAGCAGAGATAATAAACCTCAAGATTAAATATCTTCGGATACAAAAAAATCCCAAAAGTATTAAACGACTTTTGGGATTGATATTAATGAGCCAGCCAATAAGCAATTAGAATGTGTAAGTCACACCACTCCAAACAATTGCAGATACTGATTTATTAACCATTGGGCTATCTTTAACTTCACTTGATAGACGATCAACGCGTCCCATCGCTAAAACACCCCAATTGCTGTTAAATTTATAGTTACCAGATAACTCAACATAAGGCGACCAACTGTCGCCTGGTCTATAGCGTTTTAGCCCGCTATTGCGAGATTCTTTCGAGGAAATGCCATATTCATAACGGTTTTGGTTTTCGCTATCCCATTTGATCCCGACTCCTGGTACTAATGACCAATTGTCTCCACGGAAACCATAAAGATACGCAACTTCAGCACGTAAGCCATTACTAATGCCTAAAATATCACCAGATGCAACTGTCCGAATTGTACCCCAGTCAGCATTATGTCTATAAGTTAGTCCACTCATCACTGTATCACGACGGCGATCTAATTGACGCATATCATGGTCGTCATTATCTTTTGGACGGAAAAATTGCGGATAATAATAAGCATCAATTGAGAGCTGATCGGCTTTATCATTCCACAAATAATACCCTGCTGCTAATGTATGAAAGTAAAAATTTTCACTATCATAATTAACAATTGGAACTGGGGTAACATAATCTTTAGATTTAATTCCCTTATATGGCGTTGATTGAGCCAAAACAGAACCACCTATAGACCAAGTACCTGCAACAGCGGCAGAAGAGAAAAGGCCAACTGCAACAGCAAATGATGTTAATTTCATTATTGTTTTAGACATATTAAACCTAAAAAGATTAAATTATAGCGATGAAAACGCATTATACCCTGATGAACACATTAACCCAAATATTCAAACACTGATTAGCAATTCTAGCTAAATTTATAGCTGTATCCAAGATTCAATCATTTATAATTCAATCTTCATATATTATGGGAACTCTTTTTGCTAATGCACACATCAATTCATAGCCAATTGTGTTCGCACATTGTGCAACATCATCAATAGGCAAATTTTGCCCCCATAATTCAACCTCTTCACCAATATTTACCGTTGAACAATGGCTGATATCAATAGTGAGCATATCCATGGAAACGGCTCCTAATAATGGGCAACGTTCCCCCTTTACCCATACTGGCGTTCCCGTTGGTGCATGCCGGGGATACCCATCAGCATAACCACACGCTACCGTAGCAATCTTCATTGGCTGCTGAGCCGTAAAACGGCTACCATAACCGATTGTTTCGCCAGCGTTAATATCATGGATTGCGATAATTTGCGACCTTAGCGTCATTGTGGCTTTCAACTGCTTATCCGCAATATCTTGCCATTTACCACTTGGCGAAGCGCCATACAAAATAATACCTGAACGAACCCAATCATAATGTGTGCTAGGATGCCAAAGAGTCGCGCCTGAATTCGCAATGCACACGGATAGATTATCATCTATTAATGTTTTGATAAGATGATGAGGTGCTTCAATGCCATTTTGTGTATCTGAATTGGCAAAATGTGACA from Providencia sneebia DSM 19967 includes these protein-coding regions:
- a CDS encoding ABC transporter ATP-binding protein; the protein is MFQLSNIKIVRDNRTILAIDSLNIPTTELTVVLGHNGSGKSTLVNLLSGQMAPDSGSVYLHDTDLCHYKTKTLAQKIAYLPQKLPASAGLTVKELVRLGRFPWRGTFGRWQAEDDFIIQQAMEKAGVSHFADALADNLSGGERQRAWVAMLLAQQAPVLILDEPTSALDIQHQYQLMNLLSELNQTQQIGIIVILHDLNLSLRYATHIVALKKGKIEFEGTASLLQDELRLTSLYETKIKLIPHPDYPESEAHRVAVVCA
- a CDS encoding iron-siderophore ABC transporter substrate-binding protein, which codes for MRLISFRQLKYYFISALLMITSNVAGAITITDSFGEQHFSKPPERVVVLDWDLLEQLLTLNITPVGATELSSYQQWVVEPPIPAIVEDVGTRAEPNLEKIAALHPDVIIASRSQEDLLPLLKTIAPVVYLPNFGVQDNAGNVAIDHFRTLAQLFDRNELADAFLDNMFQQFAKLRATIENQFPLPPAVAAIRFSSLNTVFLYTENSTLNYVLEQLALKPAISIPARPWGIEQQRINSLQFIDNGYVLYIKPFANENELADSILWQSMPFVKQGHVNSVRPVWNYGGVYSLQLMAEALTESLLQVTKHDHH
- a CDS encoding TonB-dependent siderophore receptor, with the protein product MKNIPLFRIRQITICIASALVIQAPAMAEEQSSTKSDKLVVSAQALKVNTALQETPKSISIISEKDLELHAPQKIDEALRYTSGVVAQPYGADNDTDWFKVRGFDAATYLDNSRLYRDGYYTWLLEPYGLESIEVVKGASAVLFGESTPGGAINLVTKKPSLNAKNELFLEAGNNDYKALGFDLSTSSTSNDIARYRLVGLMKKSDGELKHTDNKRIYLAPSAAFDLSESTMLTLMATYLHDDGTPTNPFFPASGTLTHSKYGKIKPSTNFGEPDYDKYKRTQFSVGYLLEHQIDSQWRFAQRLNYGYNDLTLRSIYVYPNSDPDKQILDRGIIFRDGKNQSFSFDNNFVGEWDSGLFENTLLAGVEFQYHQTKGDEQNGGFGTINPWKPEYGKYTPLNPANNVKRTIDKTQTSLYSQYQTKFDSKWIGVAGARYDWVKTENKLHQANEHESRHDGEMSLNAGLMYIADNGLSPYLNYSQSFEVQSTVDPTTQHLYKPLKGEQIEVGIKYTPYFIDGYLNVAWFDIEQKNALVTNPSTSVATQTGKVTSQGVESELFAQLTDQWDIKATYTYTNAQTDNTNGQGRKQSGLIPKHAATAWTSYEIPTINDQSLKLGTGVRYLGESKDMPASSDLTVPSATLWDMAAVYQLSNNWQLQFNMNNILNKEYIASCDYWCYFGQSRSFVFQTKYSW
- the pncA gene encoding bifunctional nicotinamidase/pyrazinamidase, which gives rise to MPMNNVNIGSVNSALLLVDLQNDFCIGGALAVNESDAVIETANKAIALCQQQNIPVIASQDWHPANHLSFAVNSGTNIGEMGKLNGIPQVWWPVHCVQGEIGAEFHPKLNKEAICEVFTKGENPQVDSYSAFFDNDKVSQTRLHEWLQQQQITQLFIMGIATDYCVKYTVLDALKLGYNVDVLIDGCRGVNLSPMDSDLALAEMSQHGATLLTIESLTLP
- the ansA gene encoding asparaginase, whose protein sequence is MQKKSIYVVYTGGTIGMRHSAQGYIPVSGHLQAQLAKMPEFHRPEMPEFTIREHHPLIDSSDITPEDWQNIADDISEHYHEYDGFVILHGTDTMAYTASALSFMLENLRKPVIVTGSQIPLEALRSDGQTNLLNALYLAANYPINEVGLFFNNKLYRGNRTIKAHADGFDAFTSPNCPPLMEAGIHIRTFNTCAAPIGIGELITHRITPQPIGVVMIYPGLSIDIVRNILQQPVKALILRSYGVGNAPQQPKLLKILHEATKRGIIVVNLTQCISGRVNMEGYATGHALAEAGVISGFDMTFEAALSKLHYLLSQDYTPTHVRELMQNNLRGELSYADE